The genomic DNA acagcagcagcacatcATTGGCTAGGCTGTCCAGTGCAAGTCGCTCACTTCCAGCCTTGTCCGGCCTGAAATGATGGGACTACGGTGATTTAGAAAGATGTTACAGATGTGAAACTGAAGAGTCTGCTTTTTACAAACAGTTGCTTTATTACAAAAATGTACATATTTAAAACTATAATAAGACTTAATAAAAACTCTACAAAGTCTAtgtacaaaaagaaagaaaaaacaaacaaacaaacaaacgtttGAACCCGACTGCAGTCCTGCCTGCAATCCAACTGGCTGAAGTCCAAAGAGCAGCCGCCGCCTCAGAAGTCAGCGTCCAACCGGAAGGTGTTGTCCGTGGGCGTCGCCATCACGCCCATCCTCTGGTACTCGCCCACCCGCTTCTCAAAGAAGTTGGTCTTTCCCTCCAGGGAGATGTTCTCCATGAAGTCAAAAGGGTTCTCCACCCGGTAGATCTGCACACAGAAACACCATGTCAGTCAGCTCCACCCACTGCCCCCACCCTGAGGTCACCCGCCCCCACCCATGGGCGAGTTCAGATAGGCGTCTGTGTCGCACTGCCGCTGCCCATCAGAGAACCACTCGTCCTCTGATCAGACTCTGCAGCAGCACTCAGCCCCCATCACTGGCTGAGGTCCGTACCCCTGCGCACTTCATCATCACTCACACCATCACTTTCATCATGTTGCTCTCTGAGGTCAAAGAGTTCctgaaatgtgtctgtgtggagaactgatcatgttttattttaagtttagcTTGTCACTGAGATGAGTGTTGTgatgctgtttttctgcctttaAGTCAGTCACATGATTACATGACCTGTGTGGGGCGTTACCTTGGAGAAGCCGAGCTCCAGCAACAGTCTGTCGGCCACGAACTCGATGTACCGTTTCATCATGTCGCAGTTCATCCCGATGAGCTTGACGGGCAGAGCGTCAGTCAGGAACTCCTGCACACAAACCAATAAACCCATTAAAGCCATCCTGAACCAGTAAATCCACCATGAACCAGTGGGCCCAGCAGAGCAGCTTCACCTGCAGCTGGGACTCACCTGCTCGATCTCCACGGCGTTCTTGATGATGCTGATGACAGTTTCCTTGGGCGGTTTGTTCACCAGGTGTTTGAACATCAGACAGGCAAAGTCACAGTGCAGACCCTAAACGCGgcaggcacacaaacacacgttaaGAGTGACATCATCACTGGATCAATACCTGCAATCTGACACCAACAGGGCGCCTCACCTCGTCTCTGCTGATGAGCTCGTTGGAGAAGGTCAGGCCGGGCATCAGGCCTCTCTTCTTCAGCCAGAAGATGGCGGCGAACGAACCCGAGAAGAAGATCCCCTCCACAGCGGCAAAGGCCACCACGCGCTCTCCTGCAGATCAATAAACAGACAATAATCAATGAAGCTGCTTGAGGTGGAACCATTGCGTCAGGTGGCCTAATGGGCAGCAGCTTATTTACCGTAGGTGGCGTTCTTGTTGCCGATCCAGTTGAGCGCCCAGTCAGCCTTCTTCTTCACGCACGGCAGCGTCTCGATGGCATTAAACAGGTACTCTCTGAGGGCGGGAACACATCGTGACTCACCAGTTAGATCAGTACAGGCCAGTTAAGCCACTACAGAACAGTATTTGGCCCCGCCTCCTGCGTACCTCTCTTTGGGGTCCTTGATGTACGTGTCGATCAGCAGGCTGTACATCTCTGAGTGGATGTTCTCCATGGCGATCTGGAAACCGTAGAAACACCGGGCCTCCGTTACCTGCACTTCCTGCATGAAGCGCTCCACCTGTTGGTCAAAGAGCGACAACAAGAGTGTTACAGCGGTCCGTGACCTCAAAACCATCTGTAAGAGCAGGCGCAGCGGCTCACCAGGTTCTCATTGACGATGCCGTCGCTGGCGGCAAAGAAGGCCAACACGTGGGAGATGAAGTAGCGCTCTTCGTCCTTCATGGCATCCCAGTGCTGCAGGTCCTTGGACAGATCCACCTGCACAGAAAGAGCACGTCAGCATCACGGCGTCCAGCATCAAGCCCCGCCCCATTACAGCTCTACCTACCTCCTCTGCCGTCCAGAAGGACGCCTCTGCCTTCTTGTACATCTGCCAGATATCGTGGTACTCGATGGGGAAGATGACGAAGCGGCGAGGGTTGTCCTTCAGCAGAGGCTCCTCCTCCTGCGAGCTGCTGCTCTTTTTCACtttgggctgaagacaaagatcATTGCTCAGGATTATTGATTAGCTTATTCATCGATTCTGGagcaaaaacagtgaaaagttAAAGTTTGTGCAGATTTCCTGCCTGTATCGTTCACTGATCTGAAGGTGGTGGACAAAATAACAGAAACGGCATAAAACCTGAACACCACAGCAGCTCTTCCTAATAAACTAGAACCCTGAACCGACCTCAGCCCTGCCGCTCACTGTTGGCGCCACGGCCACAGTTTAGGCGCCATATCTGCACAGTAACACACACGAAGCTGCCGTCAGTGAGCTCAGCATCGACTCGGTCCGCTGATATGAGGAATCCGCTAAAAGTGCGAAGCTTCCTGCGGCTTTTCTCTCACTTACCGCAGCAGCGTCGAAGATCCTCCGCGCGGTTTGGGACGCCAGGATGCGGCTGCTGTTCGGGCCCGGAGGCTGAAAGGAGACACAGACCGTCAGCACACACAGCAACTCTTTATCAATACCTGTGATTGATCGGTGACGCTAGAGAATCGGCGGCCTCTGTGAGCGGGAACCTGAAGCAGCCTCACCGTGTTCTCTTTGTCCAGAGACATTTTGTCCAGCTGCCCGCTGAGGGTCTGCTCGTTCTTCACGGAGAGCGGGGAGCGCGCGGTCAGCATTGTGAATTCGCGGGTTCGAAAGGacgaagaaaagaaaaaaactaagaagCTAAAAGTTGCCGAAAGCAAAGATAGCAGCAGCGGACAGACGGAGACAGTGAAAGGCTTCTGCTTCAGCTCGCCCTTTTATTGGAATCTTGGCGCCAGAACTGCTGGCCAATACGAGGAGTCCCTTTAAACCGTCGGGAGGGACCAAGTCGGGtagttggtggcggtaatgcatcattttgctgtttgccaactgccagtaaaCCCTatatagaagaagaagaagaagaagcagccaGTCAGGTCGAGAGAAGTGCTCACGTAACCCCTAAACGATTGCGGGAAATTCAAACTCTGTTAGCGGGTTACAAAACTGTAGGTAACCGCTTTTACAAAGTGATTAAAACGAGCGCTTACGAAACCTTTCAGGGCTCCTCGCATTTTTTCATATTAAGCATTTTAAACTGTGATTCTAAAAACACGTTACAATGTctgtcaaagaaaagaaaaaggcttCTGTAATGAGACATTAACGCCGAAAGAGTCAAGATTTACATCTGTGTTCGTGCAGTTGAGTTCAGCGGATTGTTCCAAATCATGTGGATCCTCATATGGACATTGAATAACTGATTTCTGCTTTAAAGTGTCTGTCATCAGGGCTGTCGTTTAAACTCACATTAAAGCTCAGTCAACGGCGCCTTTTCTGCTTCCCTCTCATCTAAATGAGCTGTCACCATGGAGATTTAGCGCCAAATACACGTAACACGCCCGACATTACAATAACTCTCCATTTACAGGCGtcctgtgtgtttgcatatcaGAGACTGGCATCAACAAAAATCTGTAAACATATGCAATATGTAAACGAAAAACGAATCTGCAGGAATTAGTCGGTTTCTTTGAGTCACTCGAGCAGAAATAAATTGATTTAAAGGCTGATTTATGTTCTGTATCTTTGATCTGAGCAGCTTTTAGCCTCTGAAGACAAACTTTGAGCTTCACTTTCCTCAAAAATCAGACCTCATCAAACCCATATCCAGCTGGAGACCTTCCTGTTACTGCTTCCGGGTTATCTAATTGGCTGCAGGAGAAAGGGTCGCTCAGTTTCGGCCCCTGGTGTCCGGGATGGACAATGACTCAGTTTTGCAGTTACTGTCTGCTACTGAGCAATAATGGTAATCAGTTGGATCAATTTTAATCGAACTGTGAACATATTTGATCATAACTGAATGTGTTTGTTGAGAAACCCTTACGTGACCGTCTATGGTCACAAAAATAATGtaatgaacagatattttagaACAGCCTAGGTGGTTCTAGAaggaaattaaataattaagttttattaaataatgcTAAATAATTGCATTACAGATATGATACTTATGTACAGTGGTTTATTAAGTGTTGTAGTAGAAATCTCAGTGTTAAACGATGATAAAACATaatgttatttttgttgttgttcaatTAAAAATAGCAAGTTACCACAAATTGTTtgactcacattcacacctatgggcaatttagcaTATTcagttaacctatccccacaaactgcatgtctttggacggacacctggagtacccggagggaacccacgcaaacacggggagaacccCAGGCCttatggtggaattgaactcaggaccttcttgctgtgctaaccactgtgccaccgtgctgccctatttatttatgtatcatTTACCAGTAAAACAGTTTCCATAGTTTTTTACTGCAGCTTTTGCAAAAGTGCATGATAGTGAGCATTTTCAGTGATGTTGTATACTATAATCTGATTGCTTCATCACAATGTGCCAGAACAGACTGATAGTTACTTTTAAAGTATTGTGAAAATATGAGATCAAAGCAAATCTGCCAAAAATTTTATTAGATTATGAAATTCTGTGTTTTCACAGATGAAAATGCTTCAGTCTTGTTAGAGAACACTTAGCAATACTAACAGTGAAAATTATGTTTAAAAGGTATAATGTTTACAACATCTTTTCTCATTGGTTATTTTCTCAAAGAATCAAAAATATCTCTTGATCTGACCTGACAATTGTACACTTGGGACTCCTCAGGTGCTTCACCCTTGAACCGCACAGTTCGTTGTGACTCAAGTCCAACTCTCTAAGACTTGGACAAGGAGCTGAgagctgaggacagagcttcacagcttctctgtgAGAGTCTACAATTTCTCGTCTggaagaattaataagaaaaaaaataagacaaCACTGGTTTTAACACGTAATcatggtacaggaagaagtatATTCTGCAATATTTAATCTTGTTTCGGtgatggttaaaaaattccCTTCCCAAAGTTTGTTTAGTTAAGCAGTTAAGAAATTTGACAGTTTAAGTAACGTAGATAGAAGTAAAACATAACACATAAATTAACCTGTATTTGGTAGCTAcaattcttattttttaaatttctgaagGAATAAACAAATGTATATGTTGatctgacctgagagtttccagtgtacagTATGAACTCTTGAGTCCTGTAGACTgttgcttcactcctgaatcctgcgaGGTGTTCTTACTAGAGAACTGGGAGCTGAGCGCTAAAGAAAGCACTTCACAGCTTATCTCTGAAAGATTGCAGCTCCTCAACCTGAAAAGTAAAATAGtggacaagagaaaaaacaatgTGTTAAAATATTTTGTTAGAACTTCTGAGTTTGTGCGTTTTTTAACTCTTTGCCCTTATCACAATAAATCCCTTAGCTTCCAATAATTTACtaattaaataaagaaatataaatactccaagaaaaaaagttcaaataaaATGACTAGATTTTTTTTACCCAACATAGGTAATGGGAAAGAAATGAGTGGTGATAGTGTCACAGGGTACTGATTTAAGCAAGTTTAccattaaaaagataaaaacaaagcgactgaaacacacacacacacacacacacacattcattagCCTAATACTGATAGATACATTTAAGCAGATGACCCTACTTAATTACATTTACAAATATTGAGTGTGAAAAGCTAAAGTGCCAAGAGTGCAAGCAGAGTTGTTGAGCTGTTTGGGGCAACCAAAAACAACCACCACAGTCTTATTCTCATTTAGACATATAAAGTTTTTAGATCACTTAAGCAGTGGTTAAAATGACCCTTTGTCATTTTCTTTGACTGGAATATAGTGTTGAATCTCATCGGCAAAGCAGTGATAACAAAAAAATTATACCTTTCAAAAATATGTCCCAAGGGAAACATATAAATGGGGCTTATAAACTGAATAGAAGATTCCTGATGCTTTTATCTCTTCACATTTGGATTATTGTTATGAAGTGTTTTCTGGTTTGATTGAAGCATCTATTAAATGCCTTTTTCAATCTGCCCTAAATGCTGATCAAAGGTTTACAATTCACTCTGTTTTATTAATCACACATTACCCCGCTTTTAAAGCTTTTGCACTGGCTACCTGTTAGGTTTAgatttcaatttaaaatatgGATTCTTACTTTTATGGCCATATGGGTTGAGGCACCCACTTACTGAATGGCTCCGAGCTTACACCCTAGTTCCTGCATTTACCCATCTAAAAAATAAGGTCGATTGGCCAAATTTTCAAACTTTAGTTTCAAAAACGTGGAATAGCtttgtgttcattttatttgatgtaTGTGTTTCCCTATTGTTTTGGGGGCATTGCTTTGGTTTTATTGATActactgtaaagcactttgtctGTTTTGTGTTCTTACGAAGCACTAAAACCCCCCAATTTACTTACTGAAGTAAATGTAATGTCTATTTGGCAAACAGATCTCAAATCCAACAGTGTGATCTAACCTGAGAATTTCCAGTTTACAGTGAGGACTCTTAAGTCCCAGAGACAGCAGCTTCACTGACAAACTGCAGCAACATgttctgaataaaaaaaaaaatcagaatatcAGTTAATGCTTTATAAAGTTTACATGACAATTTCTTTCCCCTAAAGAGCAAAAACAGTAATCTTTATAGAAATCTGCTTACTGCTCTGCAGTTGATCgcccagctcctcctgcttcattctcctcaagAAGTACAATGTGATTGTCATGAATGACTCTGTGCACCTCCTTTGCTCCTCATCCTTAATCTTCAGCACCTCCTCATCCTTCCTCTGTCTCTTTGAGCATTTTGGAtaatctggactcagaaccttctggatcttcttccgCTCATTCTttacaaaagtgatgatgttgtcctccagaagctggaacagaatacttTATGAATGACTCAGTCAGACTGAAGACTCACAAACCAACCTCAATCAGTCCAACTTGGGCCCAACCTCTCAACACCACTGTCACTCAGCACCGGATCCCCACAGGATCAGCCCCCTTCTGTGCACCTACCCACCCAACCAACACCATCATCAAGTATGCCAATCACACCAATGTGGTTGGGCTTACCTCTGATGGAGATGAGAATGGGGAGGTAGAGAACTTGTGCTCAGAAAATAACCTGAAGCTTAATGTccttaaaacaaaagaactcgTCATTGATTTCAGGAGGCACAGACAGGTTCACTCCCCTCTCAATGGAGAATGAGTGGAATCTGTCTCTACCTTCAGGTTTCTGAGCATCCACATATTTGCTGATCTCAACTGGACCCACAACACCATTGCCCTAGTAAAGAGGGCCCAGGAGCGGCCGCACTTCCTCCATGTCCTGAGGAAGAATAACCTGGACCAGAATTTGCTGCTGGCCTTCTACAACTCCTCACTGGAGAGCGTGCTCTCCTCCAGCTTGATGTCTGGTACTCAGGGGCTATGAGTAAGAACAGGAAGGCTGCACTGAGGGTCCAACCAACCCTGGAGGCCATCGCCAGATCTTCCTGTCTCAGGTAAACCAGGGCCATCACAGGTGACACCTCACACCTTGCCCAGTACCTGTTTGACCTGCTTCCCTCTGGTCAGCAACTCAGGTGAATCAGGTCCCACATCTCCAGACTTACTAACACTCTTGGAGTAGGATCAGTGACAGTTTCAAAGAGTCGAAATACAGGTTGACTAAAGTTGTGAGAGAGGCTAAACACCTGTTGAAATGAAACACTAAATGTATAAAGGCTAATTTACATCAAAAATGGACATAGATGTATCTCTGTCTgttaacaaatttcccacgtgtgggactaataaaggttatcttatcttatcttatcctaTCTTAACGAGTTACAGAACCAATAATTCTGGGAAAAATAAGGatgctaaaactaaaaatcagTTTAAGTTGATCACTTTTGTGCTGCCCCTCGTCACGTTTAAGTTAAAACCAAAGAGTGCGCATTACCACTGCTCAGGTACAGATAGCAGAAGAATACAAAGAGTATACCAAGAATATAAAGTCAAATATACTGTCCACTTTCACTGTCTGTCTCTTTAGTAGTAAGTGATTCCTCATTGTTTAGCTAGCTGCACTGGCACTGGAAAATCTGCCTGTTAGTTGGAATGTTCAGGCTTGTAAAATACCCCCTACAGGTTTCCTCCCTCTTGAGTGTTTAATTTTGAGTAATATTGTCTAAAACGTTTGTTACCCTGTGATCTTGTGTGATGTGTCCAGATGCATCTTCTGTTGACGATTTTTctgattgtttatttttttaaattagagaacagaacagttttccattttattgctgtttaaaaaaaaaaaagaaagtatttagattctgtgtttttaataagTTTACAAATAATTTCTGTTGGCATGTggctgaatcagaatcagaatactttattaatccctaaggaaggGTCTCCAGTTTCTTCACCTCCTGAAGTGCATGTTTCAGTGTCTTAGTTTTTTATATGAAGAGtatgaaattattttacctctccaGACCACCTTTACATTAATGTATATGCAGATAAAGCTGGTGTATTGTTCCTCTCTAAAAAGGAAATCCATTGTTCTTCAGAATAATATAAAAATTCAGGatctttgacttttttttaatagaataaATGAATTCCTTGCTCAGTGGCTTCCTTTGAGATGCTGGTTAGAGACTAGAAACAACATCAGATGTTCAAAACTGACAGCTATCAGTGAGTTCCGAACAACAGCTCCTCTTTCTGCAGTACAGGGTTGTTGGCTTACACCGTTTAAGTACACACAGCTGGGTCCAGGTCCAGGTTTACATTACATCAGGAAAGAATCAACTCAGAACAACATCTCTGGGTGGAAGCTACATCTCGGATCAGTTGGCTGCGgtcgtgaggtctcagaatctgctATGTGAGCAAAAAAGAGTGACAAGACCACAGAATCGACGGCTAATAACATCACGGAGAAACTCGCAGCTATTAACGGGacattgagagaccagtgtcggagtgttaaaaacagcttgaaattctcatgagttgtttgcaaaataaaaattacCATCACAATCCGGctaccccttcggcgccagctgtgggctcaaggctggagccgaacaaaaactccctgataacgactgtgttgagtctgttccttcccattccctacaaggccacctgggttggctggaagactgtttacttagcctggcggggcgaaggacactgtctcagctgaactatggacacgcacacacatacatatactgatactgataagcactcactgacgcatcaCCTTCCCtatccaacgccacctccaacgcttacctcccccatgatgtggacatcgggtcagctggaggcgcagtcgaaagattgcagcggtcccagatcagatgtacacactggaactctttcccatgttgctgtctgtgtttattgtgttatggtCTGTTGATACCTGTGCATTCCTGCATTATCCttctgtgttacacatttcaatgtttttttcctcgctacctagcctgacctgtctccccaatgtgatgtttgtattgtatgtacggtcagcaaggtctgtcatcttggttgtgggcaaaagacctgcaactgacaaatgaCAGCTATCTCAtcatctcatcatcatcatcaggtagGTTCCTGTGAATATTGAtagagcagtgatgtgagtgctgagctgtgacctGGAGAAGAGTCCTGGCAGTCAGAGATTGTCCTCTCACCTCcaagctttggtctggctctcatatTCCCCACACAGGGTGGATTCAAGGGTAGgaactccctcctctctgtgctCACACTGCTCCATGCTGCTGAATTCACATTCACATCCGCTCACGCTCACTTTCTAAgttcacctgcagaggaaacacaaatcattcatgtgcacatcaactGAAGTCCTCCTTTCCATCATGTGTGTTGTCCAAATATCAGCCAGTTCTTTTCTGCTTCCTCTCAATGTCAGCTGAATGCAGTCAGACACCAGTGcgaggcagaggaagctgccatcagctgctctaCTTCTACTATCAGTCCACTAGATGGAACCATGAAGCTGCAGCCCAGCACACGCaatgcattcactgacacacaatgAATCACTGTGGCTGGAAGCTTCAGTCCATTAATATTCAGTCAATTCAAAAAACAATCAGCAGTGTTAAAAGCTTCAGATTTACTGTTAATGAGAAGCTTCTTCCATCCCGCCTCTGAGCTCAGTCAAACCTGCTACCAaacattacttttattattgATTAGTCTGCCAGTTTTCTTCTATACTGAATGTTTTTCCATCAAATATCAGTTGGAGGTTCCAGCAGCTGAATTCAGAGTCATCAATATGAAAATATCCAGTTTAGTATcatcaaaacaaataaatccaTTAAACCCTGCCAGCACATAGCAGTACATTTCCTTCATATGTATAGCAGAATGGAAATTTAATGGCgagatgttgtgttttttttcccagcaaataaaaacacaacacagtgaTCCAAAGTGTGTCTTGAAATGAGAGCTGAacatttttgctcaaacattacagagaagaaacaaactttgaaaGTCAAATGTAGAGACTGATCTAGAAGTCTGTGCAGCCATAATCAGAGCTGATTGAATCCTCTAAATACTGAGGAAAGGAGCTTCAGTGTTTCCTTTATTACCTCCTTTAGTAGAGGAGACACTGAAGGATCCTTTATAGAGGCAGAAGAGGCCATTACATCCCATAATTTATAGCAGTACACCATCAGACCATTCATGGAAAGATTAGGAAAACTGACCAACTGAGTCAGTAAAATTTagagtttgcagatgacaccacactcATTGGGCACTTCTCAGTTAGAGATGAGTTTGGCTATAGGAGGGAAATACAACAACCTGGAGCTTCTGCCAAACAGTGGAGATAATGCTGGACTTCAGATTGAAAACAGCCCTTCCAGATCCCATTTTCCCGCTTGCCTGCCAAATGAGTAGCCATTATTTCCCAGTACCTAAAGTGGGAGCATCAACAACAGTTCCCTCATCACGAAGGAAAGCCATGTGTGCAGTAGCCAAAGCTCCCAATCCAGGAGCATCTACCACTGACTGGTCAGCATTCTTTAAATCTTTTCTGTACTTGATGCAGAAAAACACCAGTGTTGAGGCATTTTGagagtcatttttatatttgtcaTTAGACATGAAAACAAGAAGCCACATCAGAAATATTCTGCTCCAAAGGTTTGTTGTCAGATTTCCATCTGGAGAGGGGTGTTTGGCTTCACCCCTCTCCCTCCAGTGTCTCCTCCCTCCATacccttgttttgttttgcaaattGAAATATTAAATGTGTCATTTATTGAAGATTTGGGGTTGATTTTAATCTGTTTGGgggtaaaataaatcctctgAACCCACCTTTTGAAATCATTTGTGGATCACAGTATTTTACTGCTGAATAATATTCCCCCCATGTGTTAAGGTTTACATGGTTTTTGTTCAGGTTTTTAATGTTATGTTTACTTTTCTCCAGCGCCCACTGGTCATTTGCCATAACTGAGCCAGATTAGGCTCATACATATCTGCTCTCAGGGGTAATACTTGTGATTATGTCATAATCGTTTGTTTTATTGTCCTGTAGTGCGTTTAATACCTCACATTACCACATGGCGTCACTGTTTCCCCGCCCACGGCCTCCACCAGACTCCactgttttttcttctatttttactttatattttactttggcTCCAGCCGAATGTcggtcagtaagacaaaggggCGGAAACCATTCCACACAGATGACACGCCCCCTCTCACGGGCCAAGTCATGACGACGTGTGCTCCCATTGGTCACACCCCCTCAGCCCCACGTGGTGATTGGATGGCGGTTGCTACCTGGTGGTGTGGGCAGAGAGCGCGGAGCTCAGGTTGTGTAACTCTGCTGTCGTGGAGCAGAAACTTCACACACGGAGGAAACGAAACTGTGAAGCCGGAGAATTAACCTCATTTATCTCCACACAGCGCAACGAAGCCGCCATTTTACCCAGTGAAGGACTTAAAATCAGGAAAAT from Maylandia zebra isolate NMK-2024a linkage group LG15, Mzebra_GT3a, whole genome shotgun sequence includes the following:
- the LOC101468603 gene encoding ribonucleoside-diphosphate reductase subunit M2 — translated: MLTARSPLSVKNEQTLSGQLDKMSLDKENTPPGPNSSRILASQTARRIFDAAAPKVKKSSSSQEEEPLLKDNPRRFVIFPIEYHDIWQMYKKAEASFWTAEEVDLSKDLQHWDAMKDEERYFISHVLAFFAASDGIVNENLVERFMQEVQVTEARCFYGFQIAMENIHSEMYSLLIDTYIKDPKEREYLFNAIETLPCVKKKADWALNWIGNKNATYGERVVAFAAVEGIFFSGSFAAIFWLKKRGLMPGLTFSNELISRDEGLHCDFACLMFKHLVNKPPKETVISIIKNAVEIEQEFLTDALPVKLIGMNCDMMKRYIEFVADRLLLELGFSKIYRVENPFDFMENISLEGKTNFFEKRVGEYQRMGVMATPTDNTFRLDADF